One genomic segment of [Phormidium] sp. ETS-05 includes these proteins:
- a CDS encoding photosystem II reaction center protein K — MEAAMLLAKLPEAYSIFDPLVDVLPLIPVFFLLLAFVWQAAVGFK, encoded by the coding sequence ATGGAAGCAGCAATGCTGTTGGCAAAACTGCCCGAGGCTTACTCAATTTTCGATCCCTTGGTGGACGTTTTGCCACTCATCCCCGTCTTTTTCCTCCTGCTGGCTTTCGTCTGGCAGGCTGCAGTCGGCTTCAAATAA
- a CDS encoding site-2 protease family protein: protein MNPGNGIETGHNMAFWLLLILGLITYIILQQRVASLTRTPVWVLWLVLMMPAFIWIAWIEIYGNAPSGGGAAVGPRPAMPPGLFLGPFIICPILYWILVHMGRREVGNPASKAADTSAGTESTPPTPVNGDSSPSVRLLDAQEEAQLRECFSWTTYALHQIDYRPQAAICKGALRTKPELAYQSISQNIEAKFSDRFCVVFQEDFDGKPLFILVPNPYGAGKIPGPRSLNQPGLCLALAAITLFTTTVAGAQIAGVAPNALSADPKLLLTGLPYALALMTILGCHELGHYFAARFYKVPVTLPYFIPFPIVLGTFGAFTQIRSPMPDRKALFDVSIAGPCLGLLLTLPILIWGLAHSTVVDLPDRSGIFSVQALNPRFSFLLTLLSKLVIGSSLTAANAIHLHPVAVAGYIGLIFTALNLMPVGSLDGGHMIHAMFGQRNGALIGQTARMLMLVLTFVQPDFLLWGVFLFLIPIIDSPALNDVTELDNRRDLCGLLALTVLAMIILPAPRFI, encoded by the coding sequence ATGAATCCCGGCAACGGGATTGAAACTGGACATAACATGGCTTTCTGGTTACTCTTAATCTTAGGATTAATTACATATATAATTTTGCAGCAGCGCGTCGCCAGCTTAACCCGCACGCCGGTATGGGTGTTGTGGTTGGTGCTGATGATGCCCGCCTTCATCTGGATTGCCTGGATAGAAATCTACGGCAATGCTCCCTCTGGCGGTGGAGCTGCTGTGGGTCCGCGTCCGGCTATGCCTCCAGGACTGTTCCTCGGACCTTTTATTATTTGCCCAATACTGTACTGGATATTGGTTCATATGGGCCGCCGAGAGGTGGGGAACCCAGCTAGTAAAGCCGCTGACACATCCGCCGGTACAGAGTCAACACCCCCAACACCTGTAAATGGAGACTCATCCCCATCAGTGCGGCTCCTCGATGCCCAGGAAGAAGCCCAATTAAGGGAATGTTTTTCTTGGACTACCTACGCCCTCCATCAAATAGACTACCGCCCCCAAGCCGCTATTTGCAAGGGCGCTTTGCGGACGAAGCCGGAACTAGCCTATCAAAGCATTTCTCAAAATATCGAGGCCAAATTTAGCGATCGCTTCTGCGTCGTCTTCCAAGAAGATTTCGACGGCAAACCCCTATTTATCCTCGTTCCCAACCCCTACGGCGCAGGCAAGATACCGGGACCACGGTCACTCAACCAACCCGGTTTATGTTTAGCTCTCGCCGCCATTACCTTATTTACCACCACCGTCGCCGGGGCCCAAATTGCCGGAGTTGCCCCCAATGCCCTCAGTGCGGACCCCAAATTATTACTCACTGGCTTGCCCTATGCCCTGGCACTGATGACGATTCTGGGCTGCCACGAACTCGGTCACTATTTCGCCGCTCGGTTCTACAAAGTCCCAGTCACTCTCCCCTACTTTATTCCCTTCCCCATTGTTTTGGGTACTTTTGGCGCCTTCACCCAGATTCGCTCCCCCATGCCCGATCGCAAAGCCTTATTTGACGTAAGTATTGCCGGTCCCTGCCTGGGCTTGCTCCTCACCCTGCCAATTCTGATTTGGGGTTTAGCCCACTCCACCGTAGTAGATTTGCCCGATCGTAGCGGCATATTTTCCGTTCAAGCCCTAAATCCCAGATTCAGCTTTCTGCTGACTCTACTGAGTAAACTTGTCATCGGTTCCAGCCTCACCGCCGCCAATGCCATCCACCTTCATCCCGTCGCCGTCGCCGGATACATTGGCTTAATTTTCACCGCCTTAAACCTCATGCCTGTGGGCAGCTTAGATGGGGGCCATATGATTCACGCCATGTTTGGTCAACGCAATGGTGCCCTGATCGGCCAAACAGCGCGAATGCTGATGCTGGTTCTAACTTTCGTGCAACCGGACTTTTTGCTCTGGGGGGTATTTTTATTCCTCATCCCGATTATTGACAGTCCCGCTCTCAACGATGTCACCGAACTGGACAACCGCCGGGATTTGTGCGGTTTATTAGCTTTGACCGTATTGGCAATGATTATCTTACCCGCACCAAGATTTATTTGA
- a CDS encoding ATP-binding protein, translated as MLHNSVKILLVEDNSAEATLLVEILTEAHTAKFALEHVKRLEEALARLAQECFDIVLLDLTLPDSQGLESLSTVISQYPSLPVVVLTNMNDDRLAVEAVRLGAQDYLVKRLVNAELLVRSVRYAIERKQVSEALRKANAELAQANGRLKQEIFERQRAQEDLQRSNAELEEFAYVASHDLQQPLSTISSWAQMLAMRYRSQLDEAADKYIDHILDGTVRMQQLIEDLLAYSRVGRATQESEPTNCEVLLKAVLGRIEHAIAQSHVTITYDSLPTVMADPVNLGQVFQNLLDNAIKYRGEDPPRIHISAVCRSREYIYPENCHPDNASASSTPPSLSQNSSPREWVFSITDNGIGIKSDYFQRIFVVFQRLHRHSEYPGTGIGLAICQKIVEGHGGRIWVKSELGKGSTFFFSIPDRPVAPSIGN; from the coding sequence ATGCTGCACAACTCAGTAAAAATCTTGTTAGTCGAGGACAACTCCGCTGAAGCAACACTTTTGGTTGAAATATTAACCGAAGCTCATACTGCTAAGTTTGCTCTGGAGCATGTGAAGCGATTAGAGGAAGCTCTGGCAAGACTAGCGCAAGAGTGCTTTGATATAGTCTTGTTGGATCTCACCCTGCCTGACAGTCAGGGGTTGGAATCTCTCTCTACCGTCATCAGCCAATACCCCAGCTTACCGGTGGTGGTATTAACGAATATGAATGACGATCGCCTTGCGGTGGAGGCGGTGCGCCTTGGCGCTCAAGATTATTTGGTGAAGCGACTGGTAAATGCGGAATTGCTGGTGCGTTCGGTGCGATACGCGATCGAGCGCAAGCAGGTATCGGAAGCCTTGCGCAAAGCCAACGCCGAGCTGGCACAAGCCAACGGACGTTTGAAGCAGGAAATCTTTGAGCGTCAGAGAGCCCAAGAAGATTTGCAGCGGTCTAATGCGGAGTTAGAAGAATTTGCCTACGTAGCTTCTCACGACCTACAACAGCCTCTATCTACTATATCCTCTTGGGCGCAGATGCTGGCCATGCGATACCGCTCGCAACTTGATGAAGCAGCAGACAAGTATATCGACCATATTTTGGATGGCACGGTGCGGATGCAGCAGTTAATTGAAGACTTGCTGGCATATTCCCGGGTAGGAAGGGCAACTCAGGAGTCGGAACCGACCAATTGCGAAGTCCTCTTAAAGGCAGTTTTGGGACGAATCGAACATGCGATCGCGCAAAGCCATGTCACCATTACTTACGACTCCCTGCCCACAGTCATGGCGGACCCAGTGAATCTCGGCCAAGTATTTCAGAACTTGCTCGACAATGCAATCAAATACCGGGGCGAAGATCCCCCCAGGATTCACATCTCAGCAGTTTGCCGCTCCAGGGAATACATCTACCCAGAAAATTGCCACCCAGATAACGCCTCTGCTAGCTCCACTCCCCCATCTTTGAGCCAAAATTCATCCCCTAGGGAGTGGGTTTTCTCAATTACAGATAACGGGATTGGTATCAAGTCGGATTACTTCCAGCGCATCTTTGTAGTGTTCCAGCGCCTACACAGACATTCCGAGTACCCCGGTACTGGCATTGGCTTAGCTATTTGCCAGAAGATTGTCGAAGGTCACGGGGGCCGGATCTGGGTCAAGTCGGAGCTAGGAAAGGGTTCTACATTTTTCTTCAGTATCCCAGACCGCCCAGTTGCTCCCAGTATCGGGAATTGA
- the cobS gene encoding adenosylcobinamide-GDP ribazoletransferase — translation MSGYLQLIQFLRQLLSGIAAAIAFYTCLPVPLSWTLDFRGIARFAPLVGLGIGAMLGLLDAGLWFLDVPALTRSALVVVGGIAITGGLHLDGAMDTADGLAVPDPQRRLEVMADSVTGAFGAMAAVCLILLKTSALADLEANRFIVLMAAGGWGRWGQLVAIARYPYLRAQGKGAIHKESIRPSDLLPGLLILLLLSLWQLFLAPHRWIFAAGMATGGSAIAILTGAWFNHKLGGHTGDTYGAVVEWTEALLLCLLASLSPRT, via the coding sequence ATGTCGGGATATTTACAACTGATTCAATTTTTGCGGCAACTTCTTTCTGGCATCGCGGCGGCGATCGCCTTTTACACCTGTTTGCCAGTGCCTCTGTCTTGGACATTGGATTTTCGCGGGATTGCCCGTTTCGCTCCCTTGGTAGGTCTTGGTATCGGTGCCATGCTCGGGCTGCTTGATGCCGGGTTATGGTTTCTGGACGTACCTGCCCTCACCCGCAGTGCTTTAGTGGTGGTGGGTGGTATCGCTATTACTGGGGGACTACATCTGGATGGGGCAATGGATACTGCCGATGGTTTGGCGGTCCCAGACCCCCAAAGACGCCTGGAAGTAATGGCCGATAGTGTCACCGGTGCTTTTGGAGCGATGGCTGCGGTGTGCCTCATTCTCTTAAAAACCTCTGCCCTGGCGGATTTGGAAGCGAACCGGTTTATCGTGTTGATGGCAGCGGGTGGTTGGGGCAGATGGGGACAGTTGGTGGCGATCGCTCGTTATCCCTATCTCCGCGCCCAAGGTAAAGGCGCCATCCACAAAGAATCTATCCGCCCCTCAGACCTGTTGCCGGGATTGCTTATCTTGCTGCTGCTCAGCTTGTGGCAATTATTCCTAGCTCCTCACCGGTGGATTTTCGCTGCCGGGATGGCTACCGGTGGCAGCGCGATCGCTATTCTCACCGGTGCCTGGTTTAACCACAAATTAGGCGGTCACACAGGTGACACCTACGGAGCGGTAGTCGAATGGACCGAAGCTCTGCTCTTGTGCCTCCTGGCCAGTCTTTCCCCCCGGACATAA
- a CDS encoding MBL fold metallo-hydrolase, translating to MSKQPRVVLDGIFAFPPNRETLGGTAYLIVENKALILIDCPPWDETVQEFLANQGGVKTLFITHRGAIAHVPEIQTATNCEIIIQEQIAYLLPKMTVTTFANEYMVSPQCSAIWTPGHCPGSSCLYYSGLGGVLFTGRHLLPNQEGKPVPLRTATTFHWPRQIRSTRALLERFTPDTLNFICPGANTGFLRFQRYIDRAYEQLAQETAFLR from the coding sequence ATGTCCAAACAACCACGGGTGGTACTTGACGGCATTTTTGCCTTTCCCCCCAACCGGGAGACTTTAGGAGGCACCGCCTATCTTATTGTAGAAAATAAAGCTCTGATCCTGATTGATTGTCCCCCGTGGGACGAGACGGTGCAAGAATTCTTGGCCAACCAGGGAGGGGTGAAGACCCTGTTTATCACTCATCGGGGGGCGATCGCCCATGTCCCAGAAATCCAAACCGCCACTAATTGCGAGATTATCATCCAAGAGCAAATTGCCTACCTGCTGCCCAAAATGACGGTGACGACTTTTGCCAACGAGTACATGGTCAGTCCACAGTGTAGCGCTATTTGGACTCCCGGCCACTGTCCAGGGAGTTCTTGTTTGTACTATAGCGGTTTGGGGGGGGTGCTGTTTACCGGACGCCATTTGCTCCCAAACCAGGAAGGAAAACCAGTCCCCCTACGTACTGCCACAACTTTTCACTGGCCCCGCCAGATCCGCAGCACTAGGGCCTTGCTAGAGCGGTTCACTCCGGATACTTTAAATTTTATCTGTCCCGGTGCTAATACGGGGTTTTTGCGCTTTCAACGGTATATCGATCGGGCTTACGAGCAGCTAGCCCAAGAAACCGCTTTTCTGCGATAA
- the tgt gene encoding tRNA guanosine(34) transglycosylase Tgt gives MTGAFKFDCLAKSRQTLARAGTFTTPHGVVETPCFMPVGTLATVKSLTSQQLKDTGAQMVLGNTYHLHLQPGENIVAKAGGLHQFMGWHRPMLTDSGGFQVFSLSQLRTISEDGVTFRSTRDGRLIHMTPELSIRIQNELGADVIMAFDECPPYPATRAEVELATARTYRWLKRCMEAHLSDQQALFGIVQGGVYPDLRAEAATMLSALDLPGYAIGGVSVGEPATLISQIVQVTAPVLPETKPRYLMGVGTYREMVQAIAWGVDLFDCVIPTRWARHGAVMVRGERWNIKNAQFREDFTPLDDTCPCYTCQNFSRAYLNHLWRAREILSHTLLSIHNVTELVRFTSRIREAILCDRFTDEFGHWLTSAGDAKTES, from the coding sequence TTGACTGGCGCATTTAAATTTGATTGTTTGGCCAAGAGCCGCCAAACTCTAGCCAGAGCGGGCACCTTCACCACTCCTCATGGTGTGGTAGAAACCCCCTGCTTCATGCCCGTGGGTACTTTGGCTACGGTCAAAAGCCTCACATCACAGCAGCTCAAGGATACGGGAGCCCAGATGGTCCTGGGGAACACCTATCACCTGCACCTGCAACCAGGGGAAAATATCGTTGCCAAGGCGGGTGGCCTACACCAGTTTATGGGATGGCATCGCCCGATGTTAACCGATTCAGGAGGATTCCAAGTTTTCAGCTTGAGCCAACTGCGCACCATCAGTGAAGATGGGGTGACATTCCGCTCCACCAGAGACGGACGCCTGATTCATATGACCCCAGAGCTATCCATCCGGATTCAGAATGAGTTAGGGGCGGACGTGATTATGGCATTTGATGAATGTCCGCCTTATCCAGCTACTCGGGCAGAAGTGGAACTGGCGACGGCACGCACTTATCGCTGGTTAAAGCGCTGTATGGAGGCGCACTTAAGTGATCAACAAGCCTTGTTTGGCATTGTCCAAGGTGGTGTGTATCCAGATTTGCGCGCAGAAGCCGCCACGATGCTGTCGGCCCTGGATTTACCGGGGTACGCGATCGGCGGCGTGAGCGTGGGGGAACCGGCGACACTGATTTCTCAGATTGTGCAGGTGACGGCTCCGGTACTACCAGAGACCAAACCCCGTTACTTGATGGGGGTGGGGACTTATCGGGAGATGGTACAGGCGATCGCCTGGGGGGTGGATTTATTTGACTGCGTAATTCCCACCCGCTGGGCCCGCCACGGTGCCGTTATGGTGCGCGGCGAGCGGTGGAATATTAAAAATGCCCAGTTTCGGGAAGATTTCACCCCCCTAGATGACACTTGTCCTTGTTACACCTGCCAGAATTTTTCTCGCGCTTATTTGAATCACTTATGGCGGGCGAGGGAAATCCTCAGCCACACTTTACTATCGATTCACAACGTCACGGAGCTGGTCCGGTTCACCAGCCGCATCCGGGAAGCGATTTTGTGCGATCGCTTTACCGATGAGTTTGGCCATTGGTTGACCAGTGCAGGTGATGCCAAGACGGAAAGCTAG